From Methanocella paludicola SANAE, a single genomic window includes:
- the pyrF gene encoding orotidine-5'-phosphate decarboxylase produces the protein MTLTPKSRLIIALDVTDRTEALSIAEKLGGAVDAIKVNYPLVLVCGLGIIKDIKKYANVIADFKVADIPNTNSLICRETFEAGADAIICQGFVGKDSVKACVDVANKYGREVYVVTEMSHPGALDFLQPHAFELVDLAFRAGASGIIAPATRPERLVDIRCRAGDMKILSPGVGAQGGDARKAIDAGADFVIVGRSIYNAEDPYAAAVNFIEQLRR, from the coding sequence ATGACGCTGACCCCTAAGTCCAGGCTTATTATCGCTCTCGACGTGACCGACCGTACTGAAGCGCTGTCCATCGCCGAAAAGCTGGGCGGCGCCGTTGATGCTATAAAGGTCAATTACCCGCTGGTGCTCGTATGCGGCCTGGGCATCATCAAGGACATTAAAAAATACGCGAACGTTATCGCCGATTTTAAGGTCGCCGACATCCCGAACACGAATTCGCTCATTTGCCGGGAGACATTCGAGGCCGGAGCCGATGCCATCATTTGCCAGGGATTCGTGGGTAAGGACAGCGTCAAGGCATGCGTGGACGTCGCCAATAAATACGGCCGGGAGGTCTACGTTGTAACGGAGATGAGCCACCCGGGCGCCCTGGACTTCCTCCAGCCCCACGCCTTCGAGCTCGTCGACCTGGCCTTCCGGGCAGGCGCTTCGGGCATCATCGCCCCCGCGACGAGGCCAGAGCGGCTCGTGGACATACGATGCCGTGCCGGTGACATGAAAATACTCTCGCCAGGCGTAGGCGCACAGGGCGGAGATGCGCGCAAGGCCATCGATGCCGGCGCCGACTTCGTCATCGTGGGGCGAAGTATATATAACGCGGAAGACCCATACGCCGCAGCGGTAAACTTCATTGAGCAGCTTCGCCGATGA
- a CDS encoding Clp1/GlmU family protein, producing the protein MDDTIAGILDEISGSQMAIFIGRNDTGKSTLIKRIADVVDVSIIDADIGQSDIGPPTVVSLGERNDKSYHMVDGYFCGSTTPAKHFLQLIAGMARMAGRVKRGPVLVNTTGLATGEVGRMLKTEKINALRPDVIIGLGGGLEYLDAFARAGASVIHLPVYPAVQRKTPSERKTIRQSKFKEHFENAVTVCRSFDSFSVERSLFLNGTSFKDGEMILHADISDGEALAVVADKSWDPKAFIKLRNIKAMQVYSPEDFTNVLVGLVDSEGKFAGLGIINLIDFKNEEISLLTPARSFSVIQFGSIKLDPKDFNYRGSFSGHVYRA; encoded by the coding sequence ATGGACGACACGATCGCCGGGATCCTCGATGAGATCTCCGGCTCCCAAATGGCAATATTCATCGGCCGAAACGATACTGGAAAATCAACGCTGATCAAGCGCATCGCCGATGTCGTCGACGTCTCCATTATCGATGCCGATATAGGCCAGAGCGATATAGGCCCGCCGACCGTGGTTTCCCTTGGCGAGCGCAATGATAAAAGTTACCATATGGTCGACGGCTATTTTTGCGGCTCGACGACCCCTGCAAAGCATTTTTTGCAACTCATCGCCGGCATGGCGAGAATGGCCGGGCGAGTAAAGCGCGGGCCAGTTCTCGTAAATACGACGGGCCTTGCGACCGGCGAAGTTGGGCGGATGCTTAAGACGGAAAAGATCAACGCTCTACGGCCGGACGTTATCATTGGCCTTGGTGGCGGGCTTGAATATCTGGATGCATTCGCACGGGCCGGCGCCTCCGTCATACATCTGCCCGTTTATCCTGCTGTACAGCGAAAGACACCTTCTGAGCGGAAAACGATACGACAAAGTAAATTCAAGGAGCACTTTGAAAATGCAGTGACGGTATGTCGCTCTTTCGATAGTTTCTCGGTAGAGCGGTCCTTATTTTTAAACGGGACAAGCTTCAAAGACGGTGAAATGATATTGCATGCGGATATTTCTGACGGGGAAGCCTTAGCCGTCGTCGCGGACAAAAGCTGGGACCCCAAAGCCTTCATAAAATTGAGAAATATCAAAGCCATGCAGGTTTATTCGCCTGAGGACTTCACCAATGTCCTTGTAGGGCTTGTAGACAGTGAAGGAAAATTCGCCGGCCTGGGCATTATAAATCTTATCGACTTTAAGAATGAGGAGATCAGCCTGCTGACACCAGCCCGCTCCTTTAGTGTCATCCAGTTCGGCTCTATCAAGCTCGACCCGAAGGACTTTAACTACCGGGGCTCTTTTTCCGGCCATGTCTATCGTGCTTAA